The stretch of DNA CGAGGACCTTGACTTCAACCGGCTCGCCCACATCATCGGCGCCTTCCGCCCCGAGCTCGTGGTCTTCAACGCCGTCACCCCCGCCCTCGTCTCCGACCTCGGCACCGCGCGCTGGGTCAAGGCGGTCTGCCCGCAAGCGCGCTGCGCCGCCATCGGCATTCACGGCACCGCCCTGCCCGCGGAAACCCTGGAGCTGGAGCCCGCGCTCGATGCCGTCGTCCGCGGCGAGCCGGAGCTGACGATCGCCGAACTGGCAAGCGGCCGCGACTACTCGGCGATCGCCGGCATCTCGTGGCGCACAGACGCACCGCCGGGGGCCCCGATAGATCGGGATTCGGAAACGGCGGCGCCGGAGGGCGAGATACGCCACAACCCCGACCGCCCCTTCATCGCCGATCTCGACGACCTGCCCGCTCCCGCCTGGGACCTGATTCGTACCGGCCTTTATCGCATGCCTTTCTCCGGCGAGCGCTTCCTGCTGGTGGGCACCGGCCGCGGCTGCCCCTACCCCTGCACCTTCTGCGCCGACCGCACTTACTACGGCTGCCGCCTGCGCCTGCGCTCGGCCGGCAGCGTCGCCGACGAGATCGAGCGCAACCTGCGCGACTTCGGCATCCGCGATTTCCTGTTCTGGTCGGAGTCCTTCACCCTTAGCCGCCGCTTCGCCACCGAGCTGGCGGAGGAGATGATCCGCCGCCGCCTGGACGTGCGCTGGGTGTGCAACAGCCGCGTGGATCACGTTGACCGCGAGCTGCTGGAGCGGTTCCGCCGCGCCGGGTGCTGGATGATCGGCTACGGCATCGAGTCCGGCGTGCAGCGCATCCTCGACGGCGTGCGCAAGGGCACCACCCTCGCCCAGAACCGCGACGCGGTGCAGGCCGCCCACGCCGCCGGCCTCCAGGTTACCGGCCACTGCGTGCTCGGCTTCCCGGGCGAAACCCGCGCCGACATCATCGCCACCATCCGCTTCGCGCTCGACATCGGCCTCGACTTCGCCCAGTTCTACTGCGCCGTACCGTTCCCCGGCTCCCCCCTCTACGACGAGGCGCGCGCTGCGGGCTGGATCCAAGACGACGACTGGTCGCGCTTCGAGCAGAACTTCTCAGTGCTCAACACCCCTCAGCTCCGCGCCGAGGAGATCATGGAGCTGCGGCGAGCCGCCTACCGACGGTTCTACTTGCGGCCCAAGTTGATGGCTCGGACCCTGAAACAGACACACTCCCTACAGCAGCTTGGGCGGCTCGCCGGCAGCGTCAAGGACTTCCTGACGTGGGTGTGACGGCAAGCGAGGGGACCGTTTCTTCCCACCCCGCGCCTGGCCGCAGCCCTGGGCCACGGGGAACTGTCCCCTCGCTCCCGACGGCGGTCGCCGAACTGCATGACCACCGACGCATCTGGTGGGCGCGGCCGCTGCTGCGCAGCGCCTATGCCGACGCGTGGGCGGAGCTGTTCGCCTTCGCCGCGCCCGGGCCCAGCCTCGAGATCGGCTGCGGCTGCGGCAGCCTCGACGGCGCCCTGCCGCGCTGCTGGAAGAGCGATATCGTTGCCCTGCCCTGGGCCGACCTCGCGGCCGACGCCCTGCGCCTGCCCGTGCGCACCGGGGCGCTGGCCAACATCGCCGGCACCGATGTGCTCCACCACCTCCCGCGACCCTTTGACTTCCTGGCCGAGGCGGTCCGCGCGCTGCGCCCCGGCGGCCGCCTGCTGCTGCTCGAGCCCTTCATGTCGCGGCTGAGCTATCCCGTCTATCGCTACCTGCACCATGAACCGGCCGACCTGGGCAGCGATCCCGGGTACTGCGCAGGCGGCAACCAGGCGCTGCCGACCCTGCTGCTGTGGCGCCACCCCGAGCTGGTCGCCGCGCGCGCGCCGCGGTTGGAGATTATTCATTGCCGCCCGCGCGACGCCATCGTCTATCCGCTGTCGGGGGGGTATTCCTATCCGCCCCTGCTGCCGCGAGCGCTGGCGCGCGCGGCCTGGCGGGTGGAGCGGCGGCTGCGGCGCTGGATGCCGGCCATCGGCTTTCGCCTGGCGATCGCTCTGCGCCGCAGGGAGGGACACTGATGCGACGGCGGGTCGCGAGCGCAGCGGGTGCTGGCGGGCGCTATGCCCGGGGGCGCTGGCCGCTGCTGGCGTTCGCGGCCGTGCTGACCGCCTACCGCCTTACGCAGTGGGGGTATTTCGTTGTCCCCGCGCCGGACTTCTTCGATTTCGAGCACACTGCCCGCGCACTCGCCGCGGGGCATCTCCCGCACCAGTTTCAGCGCGCTCCGCTCTATCCGGCGCTGATCGCCCTGGTTTCGCCCCTCGTCGGCGGGGCTCGACCGACCCTCGCCGCGGCGCAGGGGATCAACCTCGCGCTCTCGGCGGCCGCGCTGGTCGTCATGTACGAGCTGTGTTTTCTGATCGTCGGGCGCTGGGCGCTGCTGGTGGTGATGCTCAGCGGCCTGCACTGGACGATGGCCTATGTGACCGTGCACCCGCTGGTCGAGCCGACCTTGATGGCGGCGATGCTGACGGCGCTCTACCTCCACGCCTCGGGGCGGCGCGGGGCCTACCTCGCCGCCGGGCTGGCGGCGGCGGGGCGCTATGATGCGCTCGCCGTCGTCGCCGCGCTCGCCGGCTGCGACTGGCGGCGGCGGCGTGATCCCCGGCGCGTGGCGCTGGCCGCGGGTCTCGCGGCCGCACCGGCCTTCACGTGGTTGGCAATCGGCGCCCTGCGCGGCGCGCCGAATCCCTACGCGCAAGTCGTCGTCGCGCAGAGCTCCGCCGGCTGGGAGTTCGTGCGCTCGCTGGCAATCAGCACCATCGGCTTCATGCCGGTGCAGGTGCTGCAGGGCGTGCT from Armatimonadota bacterium encodes:
- a CDS encoding methyltransferase domain-containing protein → MGVTASEGTVSSHPAPGRSPGPRGTVPSLPTAVAELHDHRRIWWARPLLRSAYADAWAELFAFAAPGPSLEIGCGCGSLDGALPRCWKSDIVALPWADLAADALRLPVRTGALANIAGTDVLHHLPRPFDFLAEAVRALRPGGRLLLLEPFMSRLSYPVYRYLHHEPADLGSDPGYCAGGNQALPTLLLWRHPELVAARAPRLEIIHCRPRDAIVYPLSGGYSYPPLLPRALARAAWRVERRLRRWMPAIGFRLAIALRRREGH
- a CDS encoding radical SAM protein gives rise to the protein MRVLLVNPPAADGVRQVREGRCMQRAGAWTAVWTPISLATCAAVLRRDGHQVRLRDCIVEDLDFNRLAHIIGAFRPELVVFNAVTPALVSDLGTARWVKAVCPQARCAAIGIHGTALPAETLELEPALDAVVRGEPELTIAELASGRDYSAIAGISWRTDAPPGAPIDRDSETAAPEGEIRHNPDRPFIADLDDLPAPAWDLIRTGLYRMPFSGERFLLVGTGRGCPYPCTFCADRTYYGCRLRLRSAGSVADEIERNLRDFGIRDFLFWSESFTLSRRFATELAEEMIRRRLDVRWVCNSRVDHVDRELLERFRRAGCWMIGYGIESGVQRILDGVRKGTTLAQNRDAVQAAHAAGLQVTGHCVLGFPGETRADIIATIRFALDIGLDFAQFYCAVPFPGSPLYDEARAAGWIQDDDWSRFEQNFSVLNTPQLRAEEIMELRRAAYRRFYLRPKLMARTLKQTHSLQQLGRLAGSVKDFLTWV